One region of Leucoraja erinacea ecotype New England chromosome 10, Leri_hhj_1, whole genome shotgun sequence genomic DNA includes:
- the uox gene encoding uricase isoform X2: protein MASKYHPAYQKGDVEFVHTGYGKEEVKVLVIRREGKRHYVKEIVANVQLTLKSLKDYMHGDNSDIIPTDTMKNTVHALAKLRGVRTIEEFALDICDHFLTSFNHVSRAKVYVQEVPWRRLQKGGVEHVHAFIHSGEATRFCEVEVIQNEPPVVHSGIRDMRVLKTTQSGFEGFRRDRFTTLPEMRDRVFSTVVYAKWRYATSRRANYDAAWNAVKDSILETFAGPYDSGSYSPSVQNSLYEAECLSLSRVPEIEEIEIVMPNKHYFTIDMSKFGIPKNNEVLLPVDNPSGNIAGTVRRRLVSKL, encoded by the exons ATGGCCAGCAAATACCATCCTGCCTATCAAAAG GGAGATGTGGAGTTTGTCCACACGGGATACGGGAAGGAGGAGGTGAAGGTGCTGGTCATCAGGCGGGAGGGGAAGCGCCATTACGTCAAGGAGATCGTGGCCAATGTGCAGCTGACGCTGAAGTCACTGAAGGACTACATGCACGGCGACAACTCCGACATCATCCCCACCGACACCATGAAGAACACCGTCCACGCCTTGGCCAAACTCCGAGGG GTTCGTACCATTGAAGAGTTTGCGCTGGATATCTGTGACCATTTCCTGACGTCCTTCAATCACGTCTCGCGGGCCAAGGTCTACGTGCAGGAAGTCCCCTGGAGACGTCTGCAGAAG GGTGGGGTGGAGCATGTGCATGCCTTCATTCACAGCGGAGAGGCTACACGCTTCTGTGAGGTGGAGGTGATCCAGAATG AGCCGCCCGTCGTCCACTCTGGGATCAGGGACATGCGAGTGCTGAAGACCACACAGTCGGGCTTCGAGGGCTTCCGCAGGGACCGCTTCACCACGCTGCCCGAGATGCGGGACAGGGTGTTCTCCACCGTGGTCTACGCCAAGTGGCGCTACGCCACGTCACGGCGGGCCAACTATGACGCGGCCTG GAATGCTGTGAAGGATTCTATCCTGGAGACATTCGCCGGTCCCTACGATTCAGGAAGCTATTCCCCTTCGGTGCAGAACTCCCTGTACGAGGCGGAGTGCCTGAGTTTGAGCCGCGTTCCGGAG ATTGAAGAGATTGAAATTGTTATGCCTAATAAGCACTACTTCACCATCGATATGTCAAAGTTTGGAATCCCAAAGAATAACGAG GTTCTTCTGCCGGTGGACAATCCATCGGGAAACATCGCAGGAACGGTGCGCAGGAGACTTGTATCCAAGCTGTAG
- the uox gene encoding uricase isoform X1, producing the protein MLPDPLSYSGTLCLSLGDVEFVHTGYGKEEVKVLVIRREGKRHYVKEIVANVQLTLKSLKDYMHGDNSDIIPTDTMKNTVHALAKLRGVRTIEEFALDICDHFLTSFNHVSRAKVYVQEVPWRRLQKGGVEHVHAFIHSGEATRFCEVEVIQNEPPVVHSGIRDMRVLKTTQSGFEGFRRDRFTTLPEMRDRVFSTVVYAKWRYATSRRANYDAAWNAVKDSILETFAGPYDSGSYSPSVQNSLYEAECLSLSRVPEIEEIEIVMPNKHYFTIDMSKFGIPKNNEVLLPVDNPSGNIAGTVRRRLVSKL; encoded by the exons GGAGATGTGGAGTTTGTCCACACGGGATACGGGAAGGAGGAGGTGAAGGTGCTGGTCATCAGGCGGGAGGGGAAGCGCCATTACGTCAAGGAGATCGTGGCCAATGTGCAGCTGACGCTGAAGTCACTGAAGGACTACATGCACGGCGACAACTCCGACATCATCCCCACCGACACCATGAAGAACACCGTCCACGCCTTGGCCAAACTCCGAGGG GTTCGTACCATTGAAGAGTTTGCGCTGGATATCTGTGACCATTTCCTGACGTCCTTCAATCACGTCTCGCGGGCCAAGGTCTACGTGCAGGAAGTCCCCTGGAGACGTCTGCAGAAG GGTGGGGTGGAGCATGTGCATGCCTTCATTCACAGCGGAGAGGCTACACGCTTCTGTGAGGTGGAGGTGATCCAGAATG AGCCGCCCGTCGTCCACTCTGGGATCAGGGACATGCGAGTGCTGAAGACCACACAGTCGGGCTTCGAGGGCTTCCGCAGGGACCGCTTCACCACGCTGCCCGAGATGCGGGACAGGGTGTTCTCCACCGTGGTCTACGCCAAGTGGCGCTACGCCACGTCACGGCGGGCCAACTATGACGCGGCCTG GAATGCTGTGAAGGATTCTATCCTGGAGACATTCGCCGGTCCCTACGATTCAGGAAGCTATTCCCCTTCGGTGCAGAACTCCCTGTACGAGGCGGAGTGCCTGAGTTTGAGCCGCGTTCCGGAG ATTGAAGAGATTGAAATTGTTATGCCTAATAAGCACTACTTCACCATCGATATGTCAAAGTTTGGAATCCCAAAGAATAACGAG GTTCTTCTGCCGGTGGACAATCCATCGGGAAACATCGCAGGAACGGTGCGCAGGAGACTTGTATCCAAGCTGTAG